Proteins encoded by one window of Panicum virgatum strain AP13 chromosome 7N, P.virgatum_v5, whole genome shotgun sequence:
- the LOC120680955 gene encoding uncharacterized protein LOC120680955, producing MDYCQNVMTCANALRNIGHSVSESQLLLNLLRGQNRTYYTTTGNITDSKPLPMFTEARSMLFVEELRLANEIKVAADTAIIATVSQGSGSDNCGPTLPTGFGGFAPTSGASSSSSNKHGNRCGVCNCGVTGSQQQQQTTS from the coding sequence ATGGACTACTGCCAGAATGTCATGACCTGCGCCAATGCTCTTCGCAACATCGGCCACAGCGTCTCCGAGTCCCAACTGCTACTCAATCTGCTGCGCGGTCAGAACCGCACCTACTACACCACTACAGGCAACATCACCGATAGCAAGCCTCTCCCCATGTTCACCGAGGCTAGGAGCATGCTTTTCGTTGAGGAGCTTCGCCTCGCTAACGAGATCAAAGTGGCCGCTGACACTGCCATCATCGCTACTGTCTCCCAAGGCTCAGGCTCCGACAATTGCGGTCCCACACTACCCACAGGCTTTGGCGGCTTTGCGCCAACTTCAGGTGCCTCCTCCAGCTCTAGCAACAAACATGGCAATCGCTGTGGCGTCTGCAACTGTGGTGTCACGGGcagccagcaacagcagcagaccACTTCGTAG
- the LOC120683471 gene encoding uncharacterized protein LOC120683471, with the protein MENSYAKHKDKREHTSNKHKSGKLDKDALKKAKIRALAFLPSLSDIDVDSNDHESSLSDDECDKKITEPLNGLCYVVNSTHRGFCTMALGDEEIGKGKSPDDECASQVGSAHPVQVDVLRQAGLQVDVVLPPNFESDVSLCIDGVATFLQTLKAT; encoded by the exons ATGGAGAACAGCTACGCCAAGCACAAAGACAAGCGTGAGCACACCTCCAACAAGCACAAGTCCGGGAAGCTGGACAAGGATGCTCTCAAGAAGGCCAAGATTCGAGCACTCGCTTTCCTTCCTTCTCTTAGCGACATAGATGTCGACTCCAATGATCATGAATCATCCTTGAGCGACGACGAGTGCGATAAGAAGATCACGGAGCCGCTGAATGGACTGTGCTACGTTGTCAACTCTACCCATAgaggcttctgcaccatggcactTGGTGATGAGGAGATCGGCAAGGGCAAATCTCCCGACGACGAGTGTGCCTCTCAG GTTGGGAGTGCTCATCCAGTGCAAGTTGATGTACTACGTCAGGCTGGTCTGCAAGTTGATGTCGTCCTTCCTCCAAACTTTGAAAGCGACGTGAGCTTGTGCATTGATGGTGTTGCCACCTTCCTCCAAACTTTGAAAGCGACGTGA